The following coding sequences are from one Octopus bimaculoides isolate UCB-OBI-ISO-001 chromosome 3, ASM119413v2, whole genome shotgun sequence window:
- the LOC106871395 gene encoding uncharacterized protein LOC106871395, whose product MCAFSSPYSRFLPRNLSYSEEIYLNGIPIKRQTEVPKGLDKFPSKRRNLLLNSINMADTADDKDPDEYRVNDYIPSFDEGIYINLMDDLSLESDKQGQTDDSGDTNGILKRFTNYATHLQPLSAGAEGNATGSMANGDDDKSTVNSPLHSLPAAGNSLEETVSGETPMAGVCAERVCAENTNCSSSRNIVSSVQEYFSNSPRNDTKLLDLLSPQSPIYDDDEFNFSRTQLRKSTSLKTTKTPPGTPRRKKVVRFADVMGLDLESVIHVLNMDSPPKIPASALADLQSGIESDRKSMGARYLTACFAQPSANEGFMGRVCAEKVCLENAVISD is encoded by the coding sequence ATGTGTGCTTTTTCTTCACCATACAGTCGCTTCTTACCCCGGAATCTGTCTTATTCGGAGGAAATATACCTAAACGGAATACCTATTAAGCGTCAAACCGAAGTTCCCAAAGGGCTCGACAAGTTTCCGTCTAAGCGTCGTAATCTTCTCTTAAACAGCATCAACATGGCAGATACGGCGGATGATAAAGATCCGGATGAGTACCGGGTAAACGACTATATTCCTTCATTTGACGAAGGAATTTATATCAATTTAATGGACGATCTTAGTTTGGAATccgataaacaaggacagactgaCGACAGCGGAGATACAAACGGTATTTTAAAACGCTTCACTAATTATGCCACTCACCTGCAGCCACTGTCAGCTGGTGCTGAAGGAAATGCTACTGGGTCTATGGCAAACGGAGACGATGACAAGTCCACTGTTAATAGCCCGCTTCACTCCTTACCGGCTGCAGGAAACAGTTTGGAAGAAACTGTTAGCGGGGAAACCCCAATGGCTGGAGTTTGTGCGGAAAGAGTATGTGCAGAAAATACGAATTGCTCTTCAAGTCGAAATATTGTTAGTAGTGTAcaagaatatttttcaaatagtcCAAGGAATGATACAAAACTACTCGATCTCCTCTCCCCACAGAGTCCTAtttatgatgacgatgaattTAACTTCTCTAGAACCCAACTTAGAAAATCGACCTCCTTGAAGACAACAAAAACCCCTCCGGGGACTCCCCGTAGGAAGAAAGTTGTACGTTTTGCCGACGTTATGGGACTGGATTTGGAATCTGTAATTCATGTCTTAAATATGGACTCTCCGCCGAAAATTCCCGCTTCTGCACTCGCAGACTTACAGTCCGGTATAGAAAGTGATCGAAAATCGATGGGTGCACGGTATCTCACAGCATGTTTCGCTCAACCATCCGCCAATGAGGGATTCATGGGACGGGTGTGCGCAGAGAAAGTGTGCTTGGAAAATGCCGTTATATCTGAT